The proteins below come from a single Cryptococcus gattii WM276 chromosome D, complete sequence genomic window:
- a CDS encoding uncharacterized protein (Similar to TIGR gene model, INSD accession AAW46576.1), with product MEAPSPPREPPPPSPPSSSSSPARSLDLPSLQPLSHAHPLLAAPTFDPDAFLLSRIHIPLEELRAELREYLGDLREELVRLINEDYEEFLSLGTGLRGEEERLKRLEEPLQGVKKEVVSVRDVLAEHQAKLQEKLDERAALREEKALLDLLQRLFDTLTKAETLLDSPHTDEVETSKLVTRVAGEYTQIVYLMNKARAEECAIVSVVEERIINIKTRLSKDLSTVLLNELENQNAFGLKQCLKTYELIEGWEEAEEVVRKVFREYCRDTISSSALSLPTSPIAPQTPHPLQNASSDVPRLPASYNTPLALLFNRILAQVASYQPLLDISKEISEKFDFLARVFWPEIGDTIVERLGNVIFAAGRPDDLHKYYTTSHKFLDLLESIAPSARSVLAMRSSPSYTAFERRWQLPVYFQLRWKEIVSLLEQSLAGQPNYTTSSASSGQKGGEWVLVQSGAVWKALESCWKKDVYIAELAPRFWRLSLQISARYGTYLKSTVDSYVITEEDNSQEDAALRFASAAVVDLEKLAAKAKDLDVIKKLNLDEQLALPTTPYTSKILNILTRRCTDPLKLIRSIASQFRSSPASSTTTTTTTSTSSSSTRQPSYFVPSVFKPLHSLLSSQPQLKERYQQEFGRQIADAVFVNYASTLASVKKTEDLLRKHRKSKKSGITSFFSGGGGGGGGGGHDDGSGEKEEERFTNQMKVDIDALKEDAKGLGVDPESMDSWNELLAVVNKPGEA from the exons ATGGAGGCGCCCTCTCCCCCCCGCGAGCCTCCCCCGCCGTCGCCCccctcgtcctcgtcctcccCCGCACGCTCGCTGGACCTCCCCTCCCTCCAGCCGCTTTCCCACGCGCACCCCCTCCTCGCAGCCCCCACATTCGACCCCGACGCTTTCCTGCTCTCGCGCATACACATCCCGCTCGAAGAACTCCGCGCAGAGCTGCGAGAGTACCTCGGCGACCTCAGAGAGGAGCTCGTCCGGCTCATCAACGAGGACTATGAAGAGTTTCTCTCCTTGGGAACAGGCCTGCGCGGCGAGGAGGAGCGCCTGAAGAGACTCGAGGAGCCGTTGCAAGGCGTTAAGAAGGAGGTTGTC TCTGTAAGGGATGTGCTGGCAGAACATCAAGCCAAGCTGCAGGAGAAACTCGACGAACGGGCAGCGCTTAGAGAAGAAAAA GCACTATTGGACCTTCTTCAACGTCTATTCGACACCTTGACTAAAGCAGAGACTTTACTCGATTCACCACACACGGACGAAGTCGAGACGTCAAAGCTCGTCACTCGCGTGGCTGGTGAGTATACCCAGATTGTTTATCTGATGAACAAGGCTAGGGCAGAGGAGTGTGCAATCGTCAGTGTCGTAGAGGAG AGAATAATCAATATCAAGACCCGGCTATCAAAGGACCTGTCAACTGTGCTTCTCAACGAATTGGAGAACCAAAATGCTTTCGGCCTGAAGCAATGTTTAAAAACGTATGAGCTCATTGAGGGCTGGGAAGAAGCCGAGGAAGTGGTACGAAAAGTCTTTCGAGAATACTGTCGTGAT ACCATATCGTCATCAGCTCTCTCTCTCCCGACATCGCCTATAGCACCTCAGACCCCTCACCCACTCCAAAACGCCTCCTCAGACGTCCCTCGTCTTCCGGCCAGTTACAACACTCCCCTTGCCCTTTTGTTCAACCGCATCCTTGCTCAAGTTGCTTCCTATCAGCCATTATTGGATATATCAAAAGAGATATCCGAAAAGTTTGACTTTTTAGCACGAGTGTTCTGGCCAGAGATTGGGGATACCATTGTCGAGAGACTTGGAAACGTGATCTTTGCTGCCGGTCGACCAGATGATTTACACAAG TACTACACTACCTCACACAAATTCCTTGATCTCCTCGAATCAATCGCTCCATCAGCGCGCAGTGTGCTTGCAATGCGTTCCAGTCCTTCTTACACAGCTTTTGAACGCCGTTGGCAATTACCAGTCTACTTTCAGCTCCGATGGAAAGAGATTGTGTCTTTGCTTGAACAATCGCTGGCGGGGCAACCGAATTATACAACATCATCTGCCTCGTCGGGCCAGAAGGGAGGTGAATGGGTTTTGGTGCAGTCAGGAGCGGTATGGAAAGCGTTGGAAAGTTgttggaagaaggacgTGTATATCGCAGAGTTGGCTCCTAGGTTCTGGAGACTGAGCTTGCAG ATATCAGCACGGTATGGCACATACCTCAAGTCGACCGTCGACAGCTATGTCATAACCGAAGAAGACAATAGCCAAGAAGACGCTGCTTTACGTTTTGCCTCAGCGGCTGTTGTCGATCTTGAAAAGTTGGCCGCAAAGGCCAAAGACCTCGATGTAATCAAAAAACTCAATTTGGATG AACAATTGGCATTACCGACTACGCCCTACACGTCCAAAATCCTCAACATACTCACTCGCCGATGCACAGACCCACTCAAACTCATCCGATCTATCGCTTCACAATTCCGTTCATCTCCAGCGTCATCTACaacgacgacgacgacgacgtcgacctcatcctcatcgaCTCGACAGCCAAGTTACTTTGTCCCGTCTGTATTCAAACCACTCCATTCCTTACTTTCTTCCCAACCCCAACTGAAAGAACGGTACCAGCAAGAGTTTGGCAGACAGATTGCAGATGCCGTCTTTGTCAATTACGCTAGCACCCTTGCGAGtgtgaagaagacggaAGATTTGTTGAGAAAACATCGCAAGTCGAAAAAGTCTGGGATAACATCCTTCTTCagcggtggtggtggtggtggaggcGGCGGCGGACACGATGATGGAAGCggggaaaaggaagaagagaggtTTACGAACCAGATGAAGGTCGATATAGACGCGTTGAAAGAGGACGCAAAAGGGCTGGGAGTTGATCCTGAAAGCATGGACAGTTGGAACGAGTTGTTAGCTGTTGTCAATAAGCCTGGTGAAGCCTAA
- a CDS encoding Hypothetical protein (Similar to TIGR gene model, INSD accession AAW46572.1; CNL05530) — protein MSATALIETTIQHGAEEQFLDLSSFVFPKMYNEQEMFDPFPGFDSSASAPRPVVAASETPHSGSSIELFADRHPSRPGTPIRQYTCLELTIGEDDDPEEDTFREDEKEVSYGDDMDWEMDNDMNVTDVNLQNQPHNPPLYIPTPTTSPHLYASTSFSEVPELLISRLDEQHSARYPRLGQTQNNVPAKRPKANEKELLTWVRRSTRVRSRNAGEHLHCTVLDSPPNSSSTAASSTASDCTVSPSPEPPRSRHFTSKASNSSRRCLGSSSSKAQLVQSERQAEGPTRKRGKCRRASEKRNLQNKNAQKKYRDKKKNLAIRTFDFAVELTRLGCTIEGRMAKAFRDTLNDYLDEIAMDDNYLKEFMERAGMNCR, from the exons ATGTCCGCTACTGCTTTAATTGAAA CCACCATCCAACACGGAGCAGAGGAACAGTTTTTAGACCTCTCATCTTTTGTGTTCCCAAAAATGTACAACGAGCAAGAGATGTTTG ATCCATTTCCGGGATTCGACTCCTCAGCGTCTGCTCCTCGCCCCGTAGTTGCTGCTTCAGAAACGCCTCATTCTGGATCGTCTATTGAGCTGTTTGCTGATCGACATCCATCGCGACCAGGTACACCTATACGTCAATATACCTGCTTGGAATTGACAATaggggaagatgatgatcCAGAAGAGGATACGTTTCGCGAAGATGAGAAGGAAGTGTCATATGGTGATGATATGGATTGGGAAATGGACAACGATATGAATGTGACA GACGTCAATCTTCAAAATCAGCCTCATAATCCTCCTCTTTACATTCCGACTCCTACGAcatctcctcatctctACGCATCGACTTCTTTTTCCGAAGTACCTGAACTGCTCATTTCTCGTCTGGATGAGCAACACTCTGCTCGGTATCCTCGACTTGGTCAGACTCAAAACAATGTACCTGCCAAAAGGCCCAAGGCAAACGAGAAAGAATTATTGACCTGGGTTCGGCGTTCTACTAGGGTAAGATCACGAAATGCTGGCGAGCATCTACATTGTACCGTTCTCGACTCACCACCAAACTCGAGCTCGACCGCTGCCTCGTCGACAGCGTCAGACTGTACAGTTTCCCCATCCCCTGAGCCCCCACGTTCACGACATTTTACCTCCAAAGCATCAAATTCTTCTAGACGCTGCCTTGGTAGCTCGTCATCCAAAGCACAGCTCGTCCAGTCTGAACGGCAAGCAGAAGGGCCAACCAGGAAGAGGGGAAAGTGTAGGCGAGCTTCTGAGAAAAGGAATTTGCAAAACAAGAATGCGCAAAAGAAGTACAGGgataagaagaagaatcTTGCCATCCGA ACTTTTGACTTTGCCGTTGAATTGACGAGACTAGGTTGTACTATTGAAGGGAGGATGGCCAAGGCGTTTCGGGATACGCTCAATGATTATCTGGATGAAATTG CTATGGACGATAATTATTTGAAAGAGTTTATGGAACGGGCCGGGATGAATTGTAGATAG
- a CDS encoding Hypothetical protein (Similar to TIGR gene model, INSD accession AAW46574.1; CNL05550) yields the protein MSQYPILAFLSNKLDRPPSVLAHSFLLLLLSGVLLNPYHLSGVIVNTLGILWPTWLTVAHISSLHVSSNTKDDSTSQSGIRARVRTDRKDKEWSSQTKRLIDYWILYSFSTLVESAFAEDTLLDLIPLWWAFKVLVIVWVSFGLRFGASSGAKEKTRPRPLKLLTNSNLTGIPSPAVVKTSQTSYGDIDSSLSSSSSPSHPPSSSSTAVNTSYTYPYPGITTGKRAAADRGPTQSTPQLQALRDELGGISAVLSHTPENIRRRRRGAGSRGSVAESASVMNEDGSELFGLSKMDRQSETDSHSGSDSDSKSESDSGSESDSGSKSDSNSDSDSDSNSSSEANSASEPNSPSNSSPLSPPSSPPAPSPHLDTSASTSPNHLFISRKADTASSAFVDDSNNHVRLPPDTPLDELALRGLKTIELEVGQEEEEEKGDEQLKIGFWKEWEKAEKEKDMRTDPEPPHAVFPFPDDKPIINPHPNPDPINPTTITPNHPSRSTLPPPQSPIISNPTNPPAATLPHNQSPLAGKSEGRITRLTLDDLLALENDDPSSLSASITG from the exons ATGTCCCAGTACCCTATCCTTGCATTTCTCTCCAACAAACTAGACCGTCCGCCATCTGTGCTAGCCCACTCTTTCTTGCTGCTGCTCCTCTCTGGAGTGTTGTTGAACCCTTACCATCTTTCGGGGGTTATCGTCAATACCCTCGGTATCCTCTGGCCCACATGGTTGACGGTCGCGCATATATCTTCTCTCCATGTCTCGTCGAATACGAAAGACGATTCCACGTCCCAATCCGGAATCAGAGCCAGAGTAAGAACCGATAGAAAAGATAAGGAATGGTCATCCCAAACGAAACGATTAATAGACTACTGGATCCTGTACTCATTTTCTACACTTGTAGAATCAGCATTCGCAGAGGATACACTCCTTGATTTAATACCTCTCTGGTGGGCCTTTAAAGTCCTCGTCATCGTTTGGGTATCTTTCGGTCTCAGATTTGGTGCGTCTAGCGGGGCGAAAGAAAAGACAAGACCGCGACCACTT AAACTACTTACCAATTCCAACCTCACCGGTATCCCATCCCCAGCTGTCGTCAAAACCTCTCAAACCTCTTATGGGGATATTGactcttccctctcctcctcctcttctccttcccatcccccctcatcctcttccactGCAGTCAACACTTCCTATACATACCCTTACCCCGGGATCACCACCGGCAAGAGAGCAGCGGCGGATAGGGGCCCTACCCAAAGTACACCTCAGCTCCAAGCTTTGAGAGATGAACTCGGAGGGATCAGTGCAGTCTTATCCCATACCCCTGAGAACATACGCCGTCGTCGTCGTGGTGCAGGTAGTAGAGGTAGTGTCGCAGAATCAGCGTCAGTGATGAATGAAGATGGGAGTGAACTGTTTGGGTTGAGTAAAATGGATCGGCAATCTGAAACGGATTCGCATTCTGGTTCTGATTCTGATTCTAAATCTGAATCTGATTCTGGTTCAGAATCAGACTCTGGCTCAAAGTCTGATTCCAACTCTGACTCTGACTCTGACTCCAACTCGAGTTCTGAAGCTAATTCCGCTTCCGAGCCCAATTCCCCCTCAAACTCATCACCTCTCTCCccaccatcttctcccCCTGCACCTTCCCCGCACCTTGACACAAGCGCAAGCACAAGTCCCAACCACCTTTTCATCTCTCGCAAAGCCGACACCGCCAGCTCAGCTTTCGTGGACGACTCTAACAATCATGTTCGTTTACCTCCAGATACACCGCTTGATGAGTTGGCATTGAGGGGACTGAAGACTATCGAGCTTGAAGTAGGacaggaagaggaagaggaaaagggagaTGAACAGCTCAAAATTGGGTTTTGGAAAGAATGGGAAAAGGcagaaaaggaaaaggatATGAGAACTGATCCAGAGCCGCCCCATGCAGTCTTTCCATTCCCTGACGATAAACCCATTATAAACCCTCATCCCAATCCCGACCCAATCAATCCAACAACCATAACACCCAACCATCCCTCTCGTAGTACACTCCCTCCCCCCCAATCCCCCATCATCTCCAACCCTACCAACCCTCCCGCCGCTACCCTTCCTCATAACCAAAGCCCGCTTGCCGGAAAAAGTGAAGGACGTATCACCCGTCTCACGCTTGATGACCTTCTCGCGCTCGAGAATGATGATCCCTCCTCACTCTCCGCCAGTATCACAGGGTAG
- a CDS encoding SK22 like MAPKK kinase, putative (Similar to TIGR gene model, INSD accession AAW46575.1), which yields MSNPTSPAHAPDTSPSASNAASSSKTGHRSVRLFAPDEEDSSDEDRLIGVPTETTFKDEEIPPANQRSASYPGPPAHTSPTSKISSIVSSASAAQPKLARTVTYVAPNAISSRPAYPLNPPGPETSIHASYETWRKTRYTLEPYSRGHKPDGKHTAQRGRSYTDPDIGYFSADGGDGAWGSDDDDELRSPGWGMSHHNMDSGGKTDGSPQLPIKPADVTEDEGQERLDWQGMLESVLNSDVLKVEEQRIYNSMPTDSFREEIGKTLWWQIRAKLRGRTEAEEKKRVQERRARVVDPVLEEVNEFKYDPNINLLEGEENGDADPHDPTSTATPQSKALNQVNTILAKLHAVKGLYPNLAAMRADKALYTNEEFRKRADALTSWSIVVTSLQTQLKLLQKWTGSDELDITKPNTTHEKALVGKHKYHSMDSNKGTTPGGDAADDSSFLDRVIKEDNLQRTFERRAFVDMINLVRNAKETVINYLPQFQQQNLPDFQYEIVRLIGFPGRLIIEAVKVRLDAASRLLDPNPMVVEDFIENLRLSISLAVLIRKQYDEIMAPDPEGRWKIPHCLPTEYNDVLLDALRTFFKLLHWRLRGVGKASYYKETEVLEEEAPFLYEAAEAIVGGDMVVAEQYCALSNKLLIRSANYLDQQLRVPLQSTSRDKEQRGGGDKERDGSSSAQRGDRDRNRDSSLPAPSKYMTVEELFSWYSKLLDSARMRHRKTQRFCRKLTQRFDNSAEYSIEETDVDTLVETLQETGHFLVYTGKFEAKGTYIVADGSLWGQPDDVRHLLKRVFSVTIPGSRVRPRQTMSQVSGGGGGGGGGGGASLSPNGQVAAHQHNPADPYPEVDDVDDEALATYILLISPRQNFVWSGAVMTLDVDYTEYDLPDNRVRLIADGPTKRLALCKHYFAQALIHPDTGEKVDLPCVIEAQAHLPTIQKQLVKIAKSSYRLSECIVQSAPLVRNAFRGKPGSQELVENWYSFATEHGTRASIHIEPNAWERFSRLLMRLAISWISFISQECNPTDRKTFRWTVAALTYAFNMTRGSNILALDRSEFSLLRRYVGVCVSLLVSHFDILGARSSMEAKKEAERIEAMRRLQRLQENLDDEFLPRTPIESGGQPRIDRSIRLTVEERLRLIAELEARRSELATAPVGQVLDEEVSEDRALVFLAASKSNISMRWQQGAYIGGGASGSVYLGYSLQDNTVFAVKILPTVDLQSSPALYESIKRESDVMSLLSHPNIVGFLGLEVHRNRVCLFQEYCEGGSLAGMLEYGKIDDEEVIGAFTIQLLRGLEYLHANRIEHRDLKPENILIGANSVLKLADFGTAKIIKSNKTLARTRGGGHAKMEGLEGTPMYMAPEMIKNQRTGKLGACDIWGLGCIVLQMVTGSKPWSFLDFDNEWAIMFHLGATKEPPPLPNPNEMSDQGIDFVDQCLSLDPEARPTASELLQDEWLVPMLEQMAELEQEYPDILAMAQSDSLAPPPENASLTSNAPILQDGITPPLE from the exons aTGTCCAATCCGACGTCCCCCGCCCACGCGCCAGACACGAGCCCCTCCGCGTCCAACGCCGCATCCTCCTCCAAGACGGGCCACAGATCAGTCCGTCTCTTTGCGCCAGACGAGGAGGACAGCTCGGACGAGGACCGCCTCATCGGCGTGCCCACAGAGACAACGTTCAAGGACGAGGAGA TCCCACCCGCAAACCAGCGCTCCGCCTCATACCCCGGTCCACCAGCACACACATCGCCCACCTCCAAAATCTCATCCATCGTCTCCTCTGCGTCAGCAGCCCAGCCCAAACTCGCACGCACAGTAACATACGTCGCACCCAACGCCATCTCCTCCCGGCCGGCATACCCGCTCAACCCGCCCGGGCCAGAAACCTCTATACACGCCTCGTACGAGACATGGCGCAAAACACGATACACTCTCGAGCCATACAGCAGAGGACATAAGCCAGACGGAAAGCACACCGCACAAAGAGGGAGATCGTATACGGATCCCGATATCGGTTACTTTAGCGCCgatggtggagatggagCCTGGGGCTCagatgatgacgacgaACTGAGATCCCCAGGCTGGGGTATGTCTCATCATAACATGGACTCTGGAGGTAAGACGGACGGGTCGCCACAGTTACCTATAAAGCCTGCCGATGTCACCGAGGATGAGGGACAGGAACGTTTAGACTGGCAAGGCATGTTGGAAAGTGTCCTCAACTCGGATGTTCTCAAGGTGGAAGAACAACGTATCTACAATTCCATGCCCACAGATTCGTTCagagaagagattggaAAGACGCTTTGGTGGCAGATCCGCGCCAAGCTGCGTGGGAGGACAGAGgcagaggagaagaaaCGGGTGCAGGAGCGACGAGCAAGAGTGGTGGACCCGGTGTTGGAAGAGGTAAACGAGTTCAAGTATGATCCAAACATAAACCTACTAGAAGGCGAAGAAAACGGTGATGCCGATCCGCACGACCCGACATCGACTGCCACACCCCAATCCAAAGCGCTCAACCAAGTCAACACCATTCTTGCCAAACTCCATGCAGTCAAAGGTCTCTATCCCAACCTCGCGGCCATGCGAGCCGACAAGGCCCTCTATACTAACGAGGAATTCCGTAAACGCGCTGACGCCTTGACCTCTTGGTCCATCGTCGTTACATCCCTCCAAACCCAGCTCAAACTCTTGCAGAAGTGGACAGGTTCCGATGAGCTCGACATCACCAAACCCAACACGACTCACGAGAAGGCATTGGTTGGCAAGCACAAGTACCACTCTATGGACAGCAATAAGGGTACTACACCCGGCGGGGATGCAGCCGATGACTCGAGTTTCCTCGATCGTGTGATCAAAGAAGATAATCTTCAACGCACGTTTGAACGTCGAGCGTTTGTAGACATGATCAATCTCGTGCGCAACGCCAAGGAGACGGTCATCAACTATCTCCCGCAGTTTCAACAACAAAATCTCCCCGATTTCCAATACGAAATCGTCCGTCTTATCGGTTTCCCCGGCCGACTTATCATTGAAGCTGTCAAAGTCCGTCTGGACGCTGCATCCCGATTACTCGACCCGAACCCGATGGTCGTCGAAGACTTTATCGAAAACCTTCGTCTATCCATCTCGCTCGCTGTGCTAATCCGGAAGCAGTACGACGAAATCATGGCACCTGATCCCGAggggagatggaagatCCCGCACTGTTTGCCGACAGAGTACAATGATGTTTTGCTCGATGCGCTGAGGACGTTTTTCAAATTGTTGCATTGGCGATTACGTGGAGTGGGGAAAGCGAGTTACTACAAGGAAACTGAAGTcttggaagaagaggcgCCGTTCTTGTACGAAGCGGCGGAGGCCATTGTGGGCGGTGATATGGTTGTTGCAGAGCAGTATTG TGCGTTATCCAACAAACTCCTTATACGTTCGGCAAATTATCTAGACCAGCAACTTCGGGTACCGTTACAATCCACGAGTCGCGACAAGGAACAACGCGGTGGTGGTGACAAGGAGCGTGACGGTTCGTCGTCCGCGCAACGTGGCGATCGCGACCGTAACCGTGACAGCTCGCTGCCCGCTCCATCGAAATACATGACAGTCGAAGAACTCTTCTCATGGTACTCCAAACTTCTCGACTCCGCCCGTATGCGGCACCGTAAAACCCAACGTTTCTGTCGTAAACTCACCCAACGATTCGATAATTCCGCCGAATATTCTATCGAGGAGACGGATGTCGACACGTTGGTGGAAACATTGCAAGAAACAGGTCATTTCTTGGTGTATACCGGGAAATTTGAGGCAAAAGGAACGTATATCGTTGCGGACGGGAGTCTTTGGGGTCAGCCGGATGATGTCAGGCATTTGTTGAAAAGGGTGTTTTCGGTGACGATTCCTGGATCGCGAGTTCGTCCAAGGCAGACTATGTCGCAAGTATCtggcggcggcggcggcggcggaggaggaggtggtgCGAGCCTGTCGCCCAATGGTCAAGTCGCAGCGCATCAACATAATCCAGCGGATCCGTACCCCGAAGTAGACGATGTTGACGACGAAGCGCTCGCGACAtacatcctcctcatctccccACGCCAAAACTTTGTATGGTCCGGAGCGGTCATGACGCTGGATGTGGATTACACTGAATACGATTTGCCCGATAACCGTGTGAGACTCATCGCTGATGGTCCCACTAAACGGTTAGCGTTGTGCAAACACTATTTCGCACAAGCGCTCATCCACCCCGATACGGGCGAGAAAGTCGATTTGCCGTGTGTGATTGAGGCGCAAGCACATTTACCAACGATTCAGAAACAGCTCGTCAAGATTGCGAAATCAAGTTATCGTCTTTCAGAGTGTATCGTTCAATCTGCACCGCTCGTCCGGAACGCGTTCAGGGGCAAACCGGGATCGCAAGAGTTGGTGGAGAATTGGTACAGTTTTGCGACAGAGCATGGGACGAGAGCGTCGATCCACATCGAGCCTAACGCATGGGAACGGTTCAGTCGGTTGTTGATGCGTCTGGCGATCAGTTGGATTAGCTTTATCAGTCAAGAGTGTAATCCCACAGACCGCAAGACATTCCGATGGACTGTTGCAGCTTTGACGTATGCGTTCAACATGACGAGGGGGAGTAACATTCTCGCTCTTGATCGATCTGAATTTTCGCTCTTGAGGAGGTACGTTGGTGTCTGTGTGTCACTGTTGGTTAGCCACTTTGATATTCTCGGCGCGAGGTCGAGTATGGAGGCCAAAAAGGAGGCTGAGAGGATCGAGGCGATGAGGAGATTACAGCGGCTTCAAGAAAATCTGGACGACGAATTCCTGCCTCGGACACCGATAGAGTCTGGCGGCCAACCACGTATCGACCGCTCTATACGGCTCACTGTCGAAGAACGTCTCCGTCTCATTGCCGAGCTCGAAGCTCGTCGCAGCGAACTGGCCACCGCACCCGTTGGTCAAGTCCTTGATGAGGAAGTCTCTGAAGACCGTGCGTTGGTGTTCCTTGCAGCTTCAAAATCCAACATTTCTATGCGATGGCAGCAAGGCGCATATATTGGTGGAGGTGCATCGGGAAGCGTGTACTTGGGATATTCGTTGCAGGATAACACAGTGTTTGCTGTCAAGATCTTGCCAACCGTGGATTTGCAGAGTAGCCCGGCGTTGTACGAGAGTATTAAGCGAGAATCGGATGTGATGAGCTTGTTGAGTCATCCGAATATCGTTGGGTTCCTTGGGTTGGAGGTGCATAGAAATCGAGTCTGTCTTTTCCAAGAG TACTGTGAAGGAGGATCTTTGGCAGGTATGCTCGAGTACGGCAAAATTGACGATGAGGAAGTTATTGGAGCATTCACGATCCAGTTGTTGCGCGGTCTTGAGTATCTGCATGCCAACCGCATCGAACACCGAGATCTCAAACCAGAAA ATATTCTTATCGGCGCCAACTCGGTTCTCAAGCTGGCCGACTTTGGTACCGCCAAAATCATCAAGTCCAACAAGACGCTCGCCCGTACACGTGGTGGTGGACACGCCAAGATGGAAGGTCTCGAGGGTACACCGATGTACATGGCACCAGAGATGATCAAAAACCAGAGGACCGGCAAGCTCGGTGCTTGCGATATCTGGGGTTTAGGATGTATCGTCTTGCAGATGGTCACTGGTAGCAAGCCATGGAGTTTCTTGGACTTTGATAATGAATG GGCTATCATGTTCCATCTTGGTGCTACAAAGGAACCTCCCCCTTTACCCAACCCCAACGAGATGTCCGACCAAGGTATCGATTTCGTTGATCAATGTCTTTCTTTGGATCCTGAAGCGAGGCCGACGGCGAGCGAATTACTGCAGGACGAATGGTTGGTTCCAATGTTGGAGCAGATG GCCGAGCTGGAGCAAGAGTACCCCGACATATTGGCGATGGCCCAAAGCGATTCATTGGCCCCTCCACCTGAAAACGCTTCTTTAACTAGTAACGCTCCGATTCTTCAAGATGGTATTACACCTCCCCTCGAATAA
- a CDS encoding Hypothetical protein (Similar to TIGR gene model, INSD accession AAW46573.1; CNL05540), with amino-acid sequence MTMSPPVSPSPPRRGLRARPSAFASISTAVVDHEAPVNGNASGSSGRRQPRISSASAPANIPARRPSKKSSREDKGREGKEELGSSGTEEDEADEDGPSGEEDKAGQPEEEGQVPSGVGRSHRSSRSTSKRLTKYEDQRDSSVLNGRLKKKRRVTERRTLQNKTAQKKYRDKKKFLTLRTLDFAVTVTRLCSRGLEGKERKAFKQILKDYLADVSELDQSYLADFLTKTGLHSKLLAE; translated from the exons ATGACCATGTCCCCTCCCGTCAGCCCCTCTCCCCCTCGAAGAGGCCTTCGTGCACGACCCTCTGCTTTCGCCTCCATTTCCACCGCTGTCGTCGACCACGAGGCCCCCGTGAACGGCAATGCCAGCGGCTCCTCAGGTCGGCGACAACCACGTATAAGCTCTGCGAGTGCTCCAGCAAACATCCCTGCGCGAAGACCAAGTAAGAAGTCCAGTAGGGAGGATAAAGGGcgggaagggaaggaggaacTTGGTTCATCGGGAacagaggaagatgaagctGACGAGGATGGGCCGTctggtgaagaagataaagCGGGGCAgccagaagaagaaggacaGGTACCTTCTGGGGTAGGACGGTCCCATAGATCATCGAGATCTACGTCCAAACGATTAACAAAATATGAAGACCAAAGAGACTCTTCAGTGTTGAATGGCCGACTcaaaaagaagagacgAGTGACGGAGAGACGGACTCTGCAGAACAAGACAGCTCAGAAAAAGTATAGAGATAAGAAGAAATTTTTGACTTTGCGC ACTCTAGATTTCGCGGTGACAGTGACTCGTCTTTGCTCTAGAGGACTAGAGGGTAAAGAACGTAAAGCCTTCAAGCAAATTTTGAAAGATTATCTTGCAGATGTGTCTG AATTGGATCAAAGTTATCTGGCCGACTTTTTGACAAAAACGGGGCTACACAGCAAATTACTAGCAGAGTAG